The Vigna unguiculata cultivar IT97K-499-35 chromosome 6, ASM411807v1, whole genome shotgun sequence genome contains a region encoding:
- the LOC114188871 gene encoding LOB domain-containing protein 12 — MGGTSPCASCKLLRRRCSKECIFAPYFPSDDPRKFAIVHKVFGASNVSKMLQELPVHQRADAVSSLVYEANARVRDPVYGCVGAISYLQNQVSQLQMQLAVAQAEILCVQMQQQEPTITTQVDQDHKSLLLSVNNNFEPLPHYLNFPSSSSSSSNVFQDPHEPLKRESFWT, encoded by the exons ATGGGGGGTACTTCACCTTGTGCTTCTTGCAAGTTGCTGAGACGTCGTTGCTCCAAGGAATGCATCTTTGCTCCTTATTTTCCTTCTGATGACCCTCGCAAGTTTGCCATTGTTCATAAGGTTTTTGGTGCTAGCAATGTCAGCAAAATGTTGCAG gAACTTCCTGTTCATCAAAGAGCAGATGCTGTGAGCAGTTTAGTTTATGAGGCAAATGCAAGAGTGAGAGATCCAGTTTATGGATGTGTTGGAGCCATATCATACCTACAGAACCAAGTTTCACAGCTTCAAATGCAGCTTGCAGTGGCTCAAGCAGAGATTCTATGCGTTCAGATGCAGCAACAAGAACCTACCATAACCACACAAGTAGATCAAGATCACAAATCACTGCTCCTATCTGTAAACAATAACTTTGAACCTCTTCCTCACTATCTTAACTttccctcttcttcttcctcctcttcaaatGTGTTCCAAGACCCTCATGAGCCTCTCAAGAGAGAGTCTTTTTGGACTTGa